The genomic window AGCTCCCGGCCAGCGGCCACAAGGACGCGGCGTGAGGTTCTACCTCACCACCCACAAACGGCGATGGGTAGAGCGCACCGAGGTGCCGCTGTTCCTGAAGTTCGAGCACTTCGGGATACGCACCGCCCGCACCATGCCGCGGGCGACCGGCCGATACGCCATCGACTCTGGTGGCTTCACCATCCTCCAACGCCACGGGGCGTGGACCACCACCCCCCGCGACTACGTCGAGGACCTGCGGCGCATCCGCGACGAGGTAGGCCCGTTCGACTGGGCAGCGCCGCAGGACTGGATGTGCGAACCCGCCATCGTTCACGGCGGGACGTTCGGCGGACAGCACTTCGTCGGGACCCATCTGAGCGTCACCGAGCACCAGCGCCGGACCGTCGCCAACTACCTGCACTTGCGGGAGTTGGCGCCGGACCTGCCGATTGTTCCGGTGGTGCAGGGCTGGGAGCTCCCGGACTACGACAGGTGCGTTGACCTGTACGCCCGGCAGGGCATCGACCTGACTCAGGAACCCGTAGTCGGCCTGGGGTCGGTGTGCCGCCGGCAGTCCACCCGCGAGGGCGCCGCCATCGTCACCACCCTCGCCGGATACGGCCTCAAGCTCCACGGCTTCGGCTTCAAAACCCTCGGCCTACAGCGCGTCGGCCACCTCATGGCATCCGCAGACTCCCTGGCCTGGTCCACCCACGCCCGACACCGACCCCCGATGCCCGGCCACACCACCCACAAGAACTGCGCCAACTGCCTGCCCTACGCACTCCAGTGGCGAACTCGCACGCTGGCCGCCATGCCGCCCTGGCAGCAACCGCCCCTGAGTAGCGGAGAAGCGGCGTGACCGTGCGTGTCGATCGTCCCACGCCCGAGCTCGAACGGAGAAACCACACCGTGTACACCAACCACCCCCGCAAGGCCGTCGCCCACAGCCTCACCACCTGCGTGCCCGGAGAGCTGCGGCACTCCGCCCACCGCATGCCAGCGCTCGAAGTGGCCGTCACCGTCCGCGCCGCCCGCCGCAACCGCCACAAGACGTTCGACGCCGTGAACGTCTACACCACCACCGACCGGACCGGCGCCGGCCTGATCGTCGCCTACGTCCACTACCGGCCCGGCTTCTACGACGGCGTCACCGACTACGCGGACGTGTACGAGATCCCCACCGACGCCCTGACCGACCTGTAGATACGCCCGGGACGGCCGCTCTCTCGCCAAAGACCGCGGCCGTCCCGGTTTCCCTCTCCGTCCCTCGGAAGGAACAGGAGCACCCCCCAGCATGACCCAACAGACCCGAAGCGCGCTGCTCTATGCAGCGCTGGATGCCGCCGGCCGCGGCTGGCCCGTTTTCCCGCTGCGCCCCGGAGACAAGCCGCCGGCCCTGCACGGTGAGACCCGATGCCCCCGAACCGGGGACTGCGCCGGCGGGCACCGCAAATTCGAACAGCGCGCCACCACCAACCCCGAGCGCATCGAACGCTGCTGGGCAACCGGCGCCTACAACGTCGGCATCGCCACCGGCCCTGCCGGACTACTCGTGGTGGACCTGGATCTCCTCAAGCCCACGGACTCACCGGACACGCCTGACGGCGCGACCAGCTTCCTAGCGCTCTGCGAGCGCGCAGGGCAGCCGGTGCCGCGCACCCGCCGGATCGAGACTCCCAGCGGTGGGGAGCACCTGTACTTCACCACCCCCAAGGGTGTGCGGCTGCCCAGCAGCACCGGCCGCCTCGCCCCGAAAATCGACACACGCGCATGGGGCGGCTACGTCGTCGCCCCCGGCAGCCGGACGCCACACGGCCCGTACACGGTCGCGGTCGACTCGCCCGTTGCAAACCTCCCTGAATGGCTGCAAAGCCTCTCAGAAGCCCCACAGGGGACCACGGTGGGGCCGACCTTGCGAACACCCGCCCGCGCAAGCGCTGTTGCCCGGGCTGCGTTCGAGCGGGAACAGGCTGCCGTCGCAACGGCGACCGAGGGAGACCGCGAACGGACGCTGTTCGAAGCAGCGCGCAAGATGGGCCGGTTCGTGGCCTGGGGCGACCTGGACCGCAGCGAGGTAGAGCGGGCATTTCAGTGGGGGGCCGAGTCCACCGGACTGCCGTCCTACCAGTGCCGCTCGACCCTGCGCAGTGCACTGAACTGGTCCATCGCGCACTGCAAACCGCGGGAACACGCATGACTGCCCCCGGCAACCCCCCACTGAAATGCCTCCCCACCCCCGCTGACAACCGGCCGTGCGTCGCCCGACCCGCGGAAGTCGTGGCGGCCGTGGGCGGCCGGCAAGGCGCCGCCCGTAGGGCGTCCTTTCAGCCTGTCGCCCTGATCCGCACCGCCCGCGTCCCGGAAGGGAGGCACACCTCATGACCGCACAGCCTGTGGACAGCCCGGAAGACCTGTGGGCGGCATTCCCCGCCGTTGACGCCCCCGATACGGTCTCGGCCGATGCACCGTGGGACGACCCGGTACCGCTCAAACAGCGCCGGGAGCTCCCGGACTTCCCCACCACCGCACTGCCCGGATGGCTGCGGGACTTCACCACCGCCGTGGCGGAGGAAACGCAGACCCCCGTAGACCTCGCCGGATGCGTGGCGCTGGCGGTACTCGCGACCGCGGCCGGTGGCCGTGCTGTCGTCCACGTCCGCGGACGCTGGCGGGAGCCCACGAACCTGTTCACCGTGTGCGCGCTGCCTCCCGGCAACCGCAAATCCGCGGTGTTCGCCGCGATGACCGACCCGCTCTATGAGGCGGAGAAGCAACTCAAAGAGCGGGCAGCGCCGGCCATCATCGAAGCCACGCTCACCAGCAAACTCGCCCGCGAGGCAGCCGACAAAGCCGCCACGAAAGCATCCTCGGCATCCGGCACCAGCCGGGACGCGCTGATCTCCGAAGCGGTCGGAATGGCCCAGCAGGCCGACACCCTCGCCATCCCCGCCGAACCGCAACTGCTCGCCGACGACGCCACCGCGGAGACCATCACGTCCCTCATGGCCGACCAGGGTGGACGCATCGCCGTCATGTCCGCGGAAGGCGAGATCTTCGACATCATCGCCGGCCGCTACTCCGGTGCCCCCAACATGGGGCCATTCCTCAAAGGCCACGCCGGCGACCGGCTGCGGGTCAACCGGCAGACCCGCCGCGAATATATCGACCACCCCGCACTCACCATGGGCCTGTCCGTGCAGCCGACCGTTCTGGACGACATCGGCCGCATCAAAGGCGCCAAAGGCAAAGGGCTGCTCGGCAGGTTCCTGTACTCCCTGCCGGAATCCACCCTCGGCTACCGCAAGACCCTGCCCGACCCGGTACCCGACGCCGTCGCCGCCGTGTACGAGCGGAACGTCATCGCGCTCACTCTGGCCATGGCCGACTGGACGGACCCCGCCGTCCTGCAGCTCACCCCCGAAGCGGATGTGGCGGTCCAGCGCTTCCAGGACCGCATGGAGCCCAAGCTCAACCCCCGCGGCGGGTCCATGACGCACATCTCCGATTGGGCCTCCAAGCTCCACGGCGCGGCGGTCCGCATCGCCGGCCTGCTGCACCTGGCCGAACACCTCGACCGCGGCCACAGCCAACCGGTCACCGCCGACACCATGGCCGCGGCCATCACGCTCGCCGACTATTTCGCCGGCCACGCCCTCGCGGTGTTCGACCGCATGGGCGCCAACGAGACCGCGGAGCGCGCCCGTGCCGTCCTGGACGCTCTCAAGGCGAACCTGTGGCCCGAAGTCAGCAAACGCGACCTCATGGTCAAGCTCTCCCGCTCCGACTTCCCCACCGCCGCCGACCTCGACGGCCCACTGAGCCTCCTCGAAGACCACGGCTACCTGAGACCGCTGCCCGTGGTCCGCACCGGCACCCGCGGCCGGCCGCCCTCCCCCCGCTACCTCGTGCACCCCTACCTGACCGACCCCGAAGCCTGACCCCCGCCACAGAAACCACGAAATACACGAAAACCCAGCCATGCGGCCCTGACCTGCGCAGACGCGCCCCCTCACGGCCGGACGCCCGTCGCCACAGAAACCCGCGGAAGTCCCACACAAATACCCCGCGCCCAGCCGGCACCCACCGCGCCGGACCGGCCGCCCTTATTTCTGTGGGACTTCCGCGGGTTTCTGTGGCAGCACGCCCCACGGCCACCGGACCCGCCGTCCCCGCAGGTCAGCGACCCGGCCCCGGGTTTCTGTGTATTTCGTGGTTTCTGTGGCGGCTACCCCTCTCGGGAGGACGTGTGGCTACCTCAACCACCGACCCGCGCAGCACCCTGCGATCCGGTCTTCCGGACCGCTACCTCACCCCCGCAGACCTCGCCGACCTTCTCGCCGTGCCGCTGGAGACCGTCTACCAGTGGCGTAAGAAGCGCACCGGCCCGCCTGGATTCCGCGTCGGCAAGCACCTCCGATACGACCCTGCGGCCGTACGGCAGTGGGTCAACGAACGCGCGGTCGCCGACACCGCAGCCTGACCAACGCACCCGCGCTCAACCTGGGGGCGGCCACACCGTGGCCGTCCCCCTTCCACGCCAAGGGACATCGCATGGCAGGGCACATCCAAGACCGCTGGTACAAAACCGAGACTGTTCCGGATGGCAAGACCGTCCGCGTCAAAACCGATCGCTACGGCACCGGTATGCGCTACCGGGCCAGGTACGTCGCGCCCGATGGGACGGAGCGCAGCCGCTCCTTTCCTGACAAGCAGAAGCGTCTGGCCGAGGCTTGGCTCGCGCAGATCGCAGCAGACATGACCCGCGGCCAGTACGCGGACCCGGCCGCGGGCAGGGTCACATTCCAGCAGTACGCGACGCAGTGGCTCGCGTCGCAGACCACGGACGTGTCCACCATCGCGGCCATGGAGTTGCGGTTCCGGCTTCACGCCTTCCCGCACATCGGGTCGCGTTCCCTGAGCGCCTTCCAGCCGGGGAACGTCCGTACGTGGGCTCGCGCGCTCAAAGACTCCAGCATCGCGTCTTCCTACCAGCGCGTCATCTTCGCGAACGTGTCTGCCGTGTTCACCGCTGCCGTCGATGACGGCATCATCGCTCGGAACCCCTGCCGTGCCGGCTCCGTCAAGGCACCGAAGCTGGACCCTCGGAAGCTCAGGCCCTGGACGCGCGAGCGTGTCCTCTCGGTGCAGCAAGGCCTTCCGGCCCAGTACGCCACGATCGTGGATACCGGCGCGGGATGTGGTCTACGGCAGGGCGAGATATTCGGGCTCGCAGTCGATGAGGTGGACTTCGTTGCCGGCGTCGTGCACGTCGTCCGGCAGGTGAAGATGGTCAGCTCGCACCTAGTCTTTGCTCCGCCCAAAGGCGGCAAGCTGCGGGACGTACCTCTACCGGACGTGGTCTCGTACGAGCTCGCCGCCCACATCACCCGGCGCCCGCCGGTGGAGGTCACTCTGCCGTGGAAGACCCCTGATGGTCCTCCCGTGACCGCCACGCTCTTGTTCTACTCACGCGAGCGAAAGGCCCTCAACAGGAACTACTTCAACATGTACCTGTGGAAGCCTGCTCTGGTCTCCGCTGGCGTCATCCCTGAGCGCCAGCCGGGCGAGAGGTTCAAGGAGTCGCGAGAGCACGGCATGCACGCGCTTCGGCACTACTACGCGTCCGTGCTGCTGGATGCCGGTGAGAACATCAAGGCCCTCGCCGAGTACCTGGGGCACTCAGACCCGGGATTCACTCTGCGGACCTACACGCACCTCATGCCAAACAGCCAGGACCGCGCACGTAAGGCCATTGACGACGCCCTGCGTGGCCCTGCTGCTCCGACAAGTTGACGAGCCGGTCCCGCGGCTCCAGTAAGAATCGCGTGGACTTGTGATTCTCACTGGAGCCAGCGGTGCTACTTCTGACTCTCAGACCTCCGTCGCGCTGCCTGCTTAGGATCCGGCGCGGCGTTGGCCTTCTGGATGGTCATGAGGAAGGGGGAAACGTATGCCGACGCTTCAAGCGGCGTCGTCTTCCCACACAGAACCAGCACCAGGCCAACCACTAGCGTGAGGCCGTACGAGCTGGCCTGTACCACCAGCGCTACGCGTCCGTCCGAGTTTTCGGACATACTGAAGAAGCTCCTGTCTCTGTCAAGGGCTGTGAGCAGGGGCCACCCGCTTCGTTACCAGGCGCCGCGGGTGGCCTGCTCCACGTCTTGGGCACAGTGAGTGCCAGCGGCTAGACCGCTTCTGTGGATGCGTATCCGTCTCCCTCAGGCCACACGATAGTGATCTGTAGCTGATTGCACAGATCAAGTAGATCGTCCTCTGGCCGAGACGGGACGAGTAGTCCCAGCGTCGGGCGAGGCAAGAAACGGGAGTAGTCGAACAGTTGTCCGATTGCCATGCGAATCGCTTCCCGGGAGACCGAGCCCTTCGCCTCGTACAGACGATTGGTTGTGGTGTCGTAGAGATCCGTCAGCAACTGCTTCGCGACGCCTGCGGGGGCGATCCGGTGGCGACCGACCGAGCGACCGAGCAGTCGAAGGTATTCGGCAAAAGCGCGAACCAGCCTCGCCTCAACCCGCTCAGCTTCGTACGGCTCACGCGACGGGTCCACCAACATCCGCTCAGTGTGCTGAGTTTCGACGTCTATCAGCTCTACCTCGGGCTCGGCGCTGGGTGTGTGGGGGAGTTGCGTTCCCACCGGTTCCTCGGCTGAGACAGGTTGCAGACGGAACATGATCACGCTGCGAATGGGACCACCGTTCGTCTCCGGCGCGTCAGTGCGATACCAGGGCTGCTCGTCAGGAAGCGTGAACTCGCCGAGGTACTGACACATGCCGGAAGCGACACCCTTGAAGAGGCGCAGAGTGCGGCGTTCTTGCCGATGCTTCAGGATCGCCAGGTTGCCCTGAGTCATCTTCTGGTCGCCGACTTGTCCCTCGCCCGCGTAGTGGTAGCAGCCGTCCTCGCCCCAACCGTCGAAGTAGCCGTGCTTGTGGCCCTTGGCTGGGTCAGTGAAAAGGAGGACGTTTGCTGACACGCGGGAGGGGCCGATGCCACCCTGACGACGCCCGCCGTAGCGCTCGTGAAGATCGGTGCGCTTCACCACGTCGCCGAGGCCGATCGTCCACAGCACCGGCTCTGCCGTCCTGGCGTTCATCCCCACCCCGTTTAGGTCCGCATCGCTACCTAAAAGTCTAGCCTACCTTGCCTCAGGCTTCCAACGTGAGGCTGAATTAGTAGTCCAGCAACATTCGTCCCGCTGTTAATTTCACCGCCCCGAATCTTCCGCAACAGATAAGGCCGTGGGCCGTCGC from Streptomyces sp. NBC_01198 includes these protein-coding regions:
- a CDS encoding tyrosine-type recombinase/integrase, whose translation is MAGHIQDRWYKTETVPDGKTVRVKTDRYGTGMRYRARYVAPDGTERSRSFPDKQKRLAEAWLAQIAADMTRGQYADPAAGRVTFQQYATQWLASQTTDVSTIAAMELRFRLHAFPHIGSRSLSAFQPGNVRTWARALKDSSIASSYQRVIFANVSAVFTAAVDDGIIARNPCRAGSVKAPKLDPRKLRPWTRERVLSVQQGLPAQYATIVDTGAGCGLRQGEIFGLAVDEVDFVAGVVHVVRQVKMVSSHLVFAPPKGGKLRDVPLPDVVSYELAAHITRRPPVEVTLPWKTPDGPPVTATLLFYSRERKALNRNYFNMYLWKPALVSAGVIPERQPGERFKESREHGMHALRHYYASVLLDAGENIKALAEYLGHSDPGFTLRTYTHLMPNSQDRARKAIDDALRGPAAPTS
- a CDS encoding YfjI family protein, which translates into the protein MTAQPVDSPEDLWAAFPAVDAPDTVSADAPWDDPVPLKQRRELPDFPTTALPGWLRDFTTAVAEETQTPVDLAGCVALAVLATAAGGRAVVHVRGRWREPTNLFTVCALPPGNRKSAVFAAMTDPLYEAEKQLKERAAPAIIEATLTSKLAREAADKAATKASSASGTSRDALISEAVGMAQQADTLAIPAEPQLLADDATAETITSLMADQGGRIAVMSAEGEIFDIIAGRYSGAPNMGPFLKGHAGDRLRVNRQTRREYIDHPALTMGLSVQPTVLDDIGRIKGAKGKGLLGRFLYSLPESTLGYRKTLPDPVPDAVAAVYERNVIALTLAMADWTDPAVLQLTPEADVAVQRFQDRMEPKLNPRGGSMTHISDWASKLHGAAVRIAGLLHLAEHLDRGHSQPVTADTMAAAITLADYFAGHALAVFDRMGANETAERARAVLDALKANLWPEVSKRDLMVKLSRSDFPTAADLDGPLSLLEDHGYLRPLPVVRTGTRGRPPSPRYLVHPYLTDPEA
- a CDS encoding restriction endonuclease produces the protein MNARTAEPVLWTIGLGDVVKRTDLHERYGGRRQGGIGPSRVSANVLLFTDPAKGHKHGYFDGWGEDGCYHYAGEGQVGDQKMTQGNLAILKHRQERRTLRLFKGVASGMCQYLGEFTLPDEQPWYRTDAPETNGGPIRSVIMFRLQPVSAEEPVGTQLPHTPSAEPEVELIDVETQHTERMLVDPSREPYEAERVEARLVRAFAEYLRLLGRSVGRHRIAPAGVAKQLLTDLYDTTTNRLYEAKGSVSREAIRMAIGQLFDYSRFLPRPTLGLLVPSRPEDDLLDLCNQLQITIVWPEGDGYASTEAV
- a CDS encoding deazapurine DNA modification protein DpdA family protein, yielding MRFYLTTHKRRWVERTEVPLFLKFEHFGIRTARTMPRATGRYAIDSGGFTILQRHGAWTTTPRDYVEDLRRIRDEVGPFDWAAPQDWMCEPAIVHGGTFGGQHFVGTHLSVTEHQRRTVANYLHLRELAPDLPIVPVVQGWELPDYDRCVDLYARQGIDLTQEPVVGLGSVCRRQSTREGAAIVTTLAGYGLKLHGFGFKTLGLQRVGHLMASADSLAWSTHARHRPPMPGHTTHKNCANCLPYALQWRTRTLAAMPPWQQPPLSSGEAA
- a CDS encoding helix-turn-helix transcriptional regulator; this translates as MATSTTDPRSTLRSGLPDRYLTPADLADLLAVPLETVYQWRKKRTGPPGFRVGKHLRYDPAAVRQWVNERAVADTAA
- a CDS encoding bifunctional DNA primase/polymerase, translating into MTQQTRSALLYAALDAAGRGWPVFPLRPGDKPPALHGETRCPRTGDCAGGHRKFEQRATTNPERIERCWATGAYNVGIATGPAGLLVVDLDLLKPTDSPDTPDGATSFLALCERAGQPVPRTRRIETPSGGEHLYFTTPKGVRLPSSTGRLAPKIDTRAWGGYVVAPGSRTPHGPYTVAVDSPVANLPEWLQSLSEAPQGTTVGPTLRTPARASAVARAAFEREQAAVATATEGDRERTLFEAARKMGRFVAWGDLDRSEVERAFQWGAESTGLPSYQCRSTLRSALNWSIAHCKPREHA